aggCCGGGCATTGTGCCACACAGTTTTTGTCCTAaaatgtgggaggctgaggtagtggtACCTCCATGAGTATGAggacagtctgggactacagtatCACTtcttggtcaacctgggctagagggagtccCTATCTGttaaaaatcacacaaaaaaaaacatattatataTCATGGTGTTCAATGTAATTTGGGGAGAAATTTTCAATGTCACTTCCAGTTAATGAACTCCAGGAGTATAAACTTACCTAAGCTAAACTTGTATTTCACCTAGTTGAGGCCAGTTGTAGAAATTCAGCTGTTATCTTACAGAAGTCCACTTGATATAACAtcagcataatatgtgcattatTTCCCAATTCCAGGGAACTGTATTACCAAACCTGATTTGATCTTTAAGTTGGAGCATGGACTTGCACCATGGAGTGTAAATGAAGATGTGATTCAGAGTATTCCAGGCAAGTAAAGTCATATGGTCATATAATATAGGTCAGTGAGATGATAACCCATCAGAAATTGTGATAGTAATGGTATTTTGTGAAACAGACACGCTATGACATGGAGAAAGCATGACCctgtttttttggtgtttgttttttcaaggtagagtctcactgtagctcaaactgccctggaattcactacccataccttctgagtgctaggattaaaggtgtgggcaccacgccctgctaaaaatacttatttatatttttgcattccaaattttaatttcatatgcAGGTGGTCTTGGAAAATATTATGTGTTACATGTACCTAAATTCTCACTTGTCCATTTTCTGTATGTTTCAATATTAGTGTTCAATATTAGAGTCAGTTTCTCTGGTgtgaaaaaaatccttaaaagaaACACCTTTTTATAATGGTTGTTGTATAGAGTGTTTAACATAATGATATTTATAGTCACCTGtgaaatttagaagaaaagagCATCTGAGATTTCATAAGGGACTAGTACCCTTTTGTGAAATGtccatgtagcagacagcttcaggtttgctgagattaacttccagaccaagaacagttacggaggaagggatatttattaaagcttacagatcaaggggacgttccataaatggcagcaaaagccaaaagccacacagcacacttcaggaactccagctaggcacactttgcctatctttagattgaagtctgaaacccaccaccaaaccttaagatccacacaatggcaCTGAATCCAGCTAGGCTGCagaatacaaactacaaacaaattatCAACTGAATGTATTGGTGgtcacctattctattcaaaccaccacagtccatgAAAAGAATGTAGGTGACAAACGTATACTAGATTTATGAAGAATAAGAAATGTGTCAGAGACATGAAGAGCATTTAAGGCTTTAATGTGAAGGAAATCTGAATGATTGtgcaaagaaaagtagaaaatagtCCCTTCTAATGTTCTTTATGGAAAAACAAGGTAAAGACACAAGTACAATAGAAAGAAATCTTGTGCCAAACTAGTGGTATCTATAGTATTAGTAGAAATATTTGTCTCTTACAATAGTTAATTTTAGAGGTTCAGTTCAATGTGCTGACCTTCAATGTATAATAGCAGACTAACATTAGAGatatgctagaaaaaaaaaattggaatttttttttctttttcttttttttaaatttttattagcattttccgtgattataaaaaaaatcccatgttagttccctccctccaccccacagtttctcctttgaaattccattctccatcatattacctccccatcacaatcattgtacttacatatatacaatgtcaacctattaagtaccctcctcccttcatttgaAATTTTGAAACCTGAAAACAGATAATGCAGGGGACTGGAACATTGAATATTTATGTGTGGGAGATGaacacaagaaaaaatatttgatcTGAAGGTGTTAAGTGTAGACTTTCTGATCAAGCTTTCATTTGGGGGGCCCAAGGGAGAAGCATTTGGGCGTTTCACCCTTCATAGTGAAGAGTTATCCACATAGCTTATTGATGTTTAATAATGGAATGTTATTGATCATGTTGCTTGGCCTTTAGACATTCTTTGTAGCTTCACATGTTGAGTTGTAATGTGGATCTGAAAATTTTGAATGGAGGACAAttactcacacaggtgaaaagccatatgaatgtaatgaatgtggtaaagctttcatctccaagtcaaatctcactgtgcatcagagaactcacacaggtgaaaagccatatgaatgtccTGCATGTGAAAAAGCTTTCATTACCAAATCAGATCTTAATAAGCATCAGAAAACTCACATTGGTGCAAAGCCTTATGAATGTACTGTATGTAGTAAAGCTTTCATCTGGAAGTCACATCTCGCTgtgcatcagagaattcacacaggtgaaaagccatatgaatgtactgcatgTGAAAAAGCTTTCATTACCAAATCAGATCTTAATAAGCATCAGAAAACTCACACTGGTGCAAAGCCTTATGAATGTACTCTATGTAGTAAAGTTTTCATCTTCAAGTCACAGctcactgtgcatcagagaactcacaccggtgagaagccatatgaatgtaatgaatgtggtaaAGCTTTCATCTTCAATTCACAGctcactgtgcatcagagaactcacacaggtgaaaagccatatgaatgtactgcatgTGGTAAAGCCTTCATCTCCAAGTCACATCTCGctatgcatcagagaactcacaccggtgagaagccatatgaatgtaaagaatgtggtaaagctttcatctccaagtcacatctcgctgtgcatcagagaactcacacaggtgaaaagccatatgaatgtactgcatgTGAAAAAGCTTTCATTACCAAAGCAGATTTTAATAAGCATCAGAAAACTCATATTTGTGCAAAGCCTTATGAATGTACTGTATGTAGTAAAGCTTTCATCTGGAAGTCACAGctcactgtgcatcagagaactcacaccggtgagaagccatatgaatgtaaagaatgtggTAAAGCTTTCATCTGGAAGTCACATCTCGCTgtgcatcagagaattcacacaggtgaaaagccatatgaatgtactgcatgTGAAAAAGCTTTCATTACCAAATCAAATCTTAATAAGCATCAGAAAACTCACACTGGTGCAAAGCCTTATGAATGTACTCTATGTAGTAAAGTTTTCATCTTCAAGTCACAGctcactgtgcatcagagaactcacaccggtgagaagccatatgaatgtaatgaatgtggtaaAGCTTTCATCTTCAATTCACAGctcactgtgcatcagagaattcacacaggtgaaaagccatatcaATGTACTCTATGTGGTAAAGCTTACATCTGCAAGTCACGTCTCACTgcgcatcagagaactcacacaggtgaaaagccacatGAATGTACTGCATGAGGTAAAGCTTTAATCTCCAAGTCACAGCTCACTAGGcctcagagaactcacacaggtgaaaagccatatgaatgtactgatgTGAAAAAGCTTTCATTACCAAATCAGATCTTAATAAGCATAGGAAAACTCACACTGTTGGAAAGCCTTATGAATGTACTCTATGTGGAAAAGCTTTTACATGCACGTCAAACCTCAATATGCATCGGAGAATTCATACAGGTGAAAAGCCTTATGAATGCAGTGCATGTGGGAAAGGGTTTATGTCCAAGTCAAAACTCACtgtacatcagagaactcacacaggtgaaaaaccATATGAGTGTACTGAAAGCTTTCAGCACCAAGTCACAGCTCACTGTGCATCATAGAACTCACACAGGTGTAAAGCCGTATGattgtactgaatgtgggaagtCATTTATTACCAAGTCTAATCTTAAtaaacatcagagaactcacacaggtcaGAACCCATGTGAATATACTTCATGTGGGGAAGCTTTCATTACCTAGGCAGATCTTCATATGCATTAAGGATAGCCATATGAATATTGTAATGAATGTGGTAAAGCCTTCATCTGCCAATCATATATCTCTATCCATCAGGGAACTCAAACAGATGAGAAGTCATATCAATAATCTGAATGCAATAAAGGTTTCATCTACAAGCCACGTCTCAAtgtacatcagagaactcacacaggtgagaaaccatatgaacATATAAGAACCTTTTATATCCCAGTAACAGGTCACTATGCATTACAGACCTCACAGTTAAGAGAAATTGTATTAATGTGGGAAAACATTCATCTCCAAGTCATCACTTACTATTCATCAAAGACCTCATAGGGGAGAATTTAAATGAGTACAGTGGATATAGGTGTTTACTTTCAAGTCATGTCAATAGATATCAAAAAATTCATTCAGATCAAAAGCTATATGGGCAAAATGAAGATTGAAATGTTTTCTTGGCAATGACCAACAGTATCATAGAATCCAAACAGGTAAGAAGCCACATGAATTTGGTGAAGCTTTCTGCTGGAAGTCACAAATCACTCTTCATCAGTGAAGTCATACAGTTTTGTGTATGTATGATTTTGGGAAACCTTTCTTCCATATGTCATGATTCATATGTCAGAGAAGTTTTGTAGATAATAAGCCTTATCAAAGTAATGTAGGATGAAATGCTTTCTACCAGAAGTCACAGCTCATTAATCTGTAAGACATACCTCTGAGGACTTCTACCAGATTAAAGCCATAGGAATATATTGAATGTGTGAAaagttccctttctcttctcaatATGCAGCAGAGAAATCATGAAAATAGAATTCCTATGAATATGAACAAGCTACCAAGGCTTACAATTTACCCATTATAGacttaaaaatgtgtttatgagTCACAACTTACGAATTTGTAAGACATACCTCTGAGAACTTTTGCCAGCtaaaaatcatagaaattaatgaatgtgTGAAAAATTCTACTGCTCTTCTCAATATGCAGCAAAGAAATCATGAAAACTGAATTCCTATGAATGTGAACAAGCTAAGAAAACTCACATTTTACCTGTTATAGAACtcaaaatgtgtatgtgtgtgtacatataggtGTATACGTCTCCAGAGAGTCATATATAATTTGACGCATGAGAACATTTGTACAATTGTGATGTTACGAAATAAAAACTCAgttattttttcccctaaatgttaatatatattgacaataaaagagagaaaacccATGAGCAAAATCATATACATTATTCTTTATGTCTTAGCTTAGTGAAATTctgaaaaaatgttaattttcttcttttggaatTGGCTTGTGGGAAGTACATGGAATGATTTTGAAAACAACTTGAGACATGTACTCATGTGACCATAGCTTGATGAGCAATTATGACATGTTTGAAAAGCCTAAAAGCAGAATGAAATGTCGGGCATAAGAaattttgtgagtattttgtgtACTAACCACTTGTCTTGAGACCAGTTCCTGGAAACTCAAGTGTTGTTGAACTTGAAAGATAATCTGTTCTCTGGTATGTGCAATTTGAGTAGTTTTGAATTTCAAGATTGTaagcatcattttatttattgtccTTCAAAGTGGGcttcatttttcctgtatttataaATTTTGTCACTCATTTTATATTGGTTTTGCAAATCCAACCAAGGCAGGAAAAAggggtcaggaagcagacaaaGTATTCAGATTGCCACCTTACCAATAATGGAACTTTTGAAGATCTTGTGTGGAAACCCTATCATGTCAAAAATGGAGCTATGAACATGAAAAATGTTTCATTATAGGCATTCCAATTTTCTGGGAATTGCTGCCCAGAAATGCTGCTCATGCTGCCATAGTTTGATTTCTCCAACAAAGCTAGTGTTCATGACTAGAGGGTTTTAAATAGGAGACTAGTAAATTTTTTGCTTAGTTTTCCAATATAAAGCTGCAAGATTTGATGTTTGTGCTGATTGTTTTCCCAATtatatttcttcagtatttccatAGTATTCCTTTTATTGCTGTGTCATTGCATGttggaaataagtaaatatactTTGAGTTCAAAGTTAATATACTTTCTAAGGTCTCTATTTAGATGATGGATTTTTGACTTTTGAATAATGTATTTGCTTAATACTACAGAGtttttaaagtaagactgaaaaACTCATGGAATCATAAAGTGGTCATGAGTTTAAGTGGACCAGGAGTAGAATTCCGATGTTTGAATGTTTCTCTTCTAGCCTCACATTTTTGTTCACTTCATTTTGTTCACATTCATTCATTACTTGGAGTTCATTATAGAGTTTCAGGCTAGACTCTAACGCTCAGtgattgttctgtctttgcctccaaaatgctggaactaaagggaAATGTCACTACACCCagtagttatttaatttttaatgtatgtaattGATTAAAATGTTATGCATGTAAGAATTATATCTTAAAAATGAttgttaaagatattttaaaggaCTTGGCAGATGGCTAACTGGGTAAAGTGAATATCATAAAAATATGAGAGCCTTactttggttcctcagtacctatgtaataaTGCAAGTTGTGGGGTGGGCAAAATGTctcagtgactaaggcacttgcctgcaaatcccattgaccagtgttcaattcctcactacctacataaattcagatgcagagtgtcaaatgcatctggagtttgttgaatgCAGGTaaaggcctggcatgtccattctccatctctctcgccctctccttacaaacaaaaagtaaatgaatgaaacaattaaaaatactaGTTGTAGTTGTTCATGTGTGTAATTATGGAAAAAGGAAGGGGTATACAAGGAATCCCAGATATGACTATGTAGAATGTTTTGCTGAATTGATTAGCTTTGAGTTCAGAGAAAGACTTTGTATAGATACAACGAAGTTAACAATGTCTAAAATTGggatccatttatttatttacacgttTATGCTACAGTTAGAATAGCCATaacccagagatacagggatgttTCTATGTACACAAAACTGAATGTCACAAATAAAATGAAGGACAGCAATGGTATGATCATCTCATTTCAGGCAATAGCCCATCGGTAAAACTCAACATTCTTTCATACATTTTGAAGAAACAGATTTATTTAAGTATGTAACTTGATATCACTGTGAATGGATTCTAGGGTTCTGTGCTAAAGTGTGTTTGTGGTTCAATCTTTTTCCAGTATGAAAAGATGGAGAGTGCTAGAGCTCTGCCTGGATTACCAGAGTGTTTGTTTATGGTGCTGATAGTTTCTTCTCTTctcatggacctgtgaaagagtCCAGCTTGTTTCCCCATTGTGGCACTTCTCTTTCTGTAAGCTTCATATAAACTATTTCCTCACATAAACTGAGCTTGATTTGGAAGGTAACTGTGACAAAGGTACTAAAGAGTAGAGTTGTTGAGATGAATCAATGTGGATTTTGGTTTTGGAATATTTATTTTGGAAGTATGGGCATGGTCTTGGTTTGTGAAACTAAAGATCCCTTTGGGATTGGTAAGACAAAGTTAATGGAATGTACACAGAGAATTGTATTTGAAAGCTTTCCATGTAaattttctaaggggaaggaaaggctgcAGAAAACCTTGTTGCAACTGTTTACTAGCATAAGGTATGGTTGCATTCTACAGCTGATGCCcatagagtttgatcaaggttaaatatataagggactgatatgcttggcttaAGATACGTGCTGAGAAAGTACAATTTAATGTTGGAAAGAATGAAGCAAGTTTAAAATAATTGGCAATGAAAATGGGTGCTCTAACTTCTAATGTCAATCACATTATCAATCTTAATCTTATCAGAGATGGCCCACCTGGTTTCCAttaaacactggagagaatggcTGAGGTGATTTCATGCCAGGAAGACTGAATAGTAGGGatgcaaatgtttttttttaaaggcagggtttcactctaccctgtacttacctggaattaactgtaggcTCAGACTCACGTCAATTCTTCTGACTCTATctcctattgctgggattaaagacatgtaccaccatgccctgctgcaaTCTCTTCTGAAAGGAGATCTATAAAGAAGCATCCTACTCTCAGAGGTTATTATTTCTTCATTCCTGAATTTAGAATAAGGCTGTGTCCAGCATGCCTTGTATTGGTTTATGAAGCATGAAAACTACATGGAGTGAATCAGGATGTGCACAAGTTTCCAGGACCTGCTACTGAGACATGGCATATAGGCAGGTATGATAACCCTAATGAGGAGGCTGGTAAAGCCATTGGAAACTAGagcatggtttgcatggagatctgaagatGATTTGGATGTATCAGAGCTATGGAAGTGCTACCATGGAGCACTATttgctcaggatggaagttttccctgggtaTTCAGCACAACTGGTGGTACAGCATTGAAAATTTTGGACACTGTCATTCACTGGTTAtggtattggacttgaactgcaaatGTTGGATTTTTCATCTATGCTTAATGTTTTTGCAATGGTCTAGAGACTCCTCGTTATGCTGTATTGCCAACTGAAATATTTACTTGTGCTTTTATGTGTTAAAATTATATAACtgttgattttacaggactcacagctaagaactAATCTTAGGTCTTAGATAAGGTGATGGGGACATTTGATAtttgactgaatacaatttacaatgaagATGTCTATAAATCTATTGTCCCAGTGGCAaaacatggtagtttgaatagatatcaccaagagattcagttttattcaagcttgtaatttgatgtcactatgggtggatcctaggtGTGCTCGCTTATGATGctgattgtttcttttctttatgtgtGGACCTGTGAACAGAGGCCTGTTTCTTCCCTTATTGTGCAACTTCCTGTCTG
The Jaculus jaculus isolate mJacJac1 chromosome 20, mJacJac1.mat.Y.cur, whole genome shotgun sequence genome window above contains:
- the LOC123456290 gene encoding zinc finger protein 420-like, whose product is MELVSFEDIAVDFTWEEWQDLDVVQRNLYRDVMLENYTSLMSLGNCITKPDLIFKLEHGLAPWSSHLAVHQRIHTGEKPYECTACEKAFITKSDLNKHQKTHTGAKPYECTLCSKVFIFKSQLTVHQRTHTGEKPYECNECGKAFIFNSQLTVHQRTHTGEKPYECTACGKAFISKSHLAMHQRTHTGEKPYECKECGKAFISKSHLAVHQRTHTGEKPYECTACEKAFITKADFNKHQKTHICAKPYECTVCSKAFIWKSQLTVHQRTHTGEKPYECKECGKAFIWKSHLAVHQRIHTGEKPYECTACEKAFITKSNLNKHQKTHTGAKPYECTLCSKVFIFKSQLTVHQRTHTGEKPYECNECGKAFIFNSQLTVHQRIHTGEKPYQCTLCGKAYICKSRLTAHQRTHTGEKPYECSACGKGFMSKSKLTVHQRTHTGVKPYDCTECGKSFITKSNLNKHQRTHTGQNPCEYTSCGEAFIT